From the Streptomyces sp. Tu 2975 genome, one window contains:
- a CDS encoding class E sortase, whose product MRLARLLWAAAEAAVTCGVVVLLLVVHQLWWSNRQAGQGAQRQVQALERRWESEAPDPLPVPVPEETEQEPGAADGTGTEPEPEPARPRRDQAYAVLRIPSLGVVAPVAEGVAKRGVLDKGYVGHYPRTAQPGRAGNFAVAGHRNTHGEPFRRIDRLRPGDTVEIETREAVYVYAVDKVLTKTLPGDTGVIEPVPRSVVRPAAGYGAAGHYLTMTTCTPEFSSRYRLVVWGRLAVMRPR is encoded by the coding sequence CTGCGGCTCGCCCGTCTGCTGTGGGCCGCCGCGGAGGCGGCCGTCACCTGCGGCGTCGTCGTACTGCTCCTCGTGGTCCACCAGTTGTGGTGGAGCAACCGGCAGGCCGGACAGGGCGCGCAGCGGCAGGTCCAGGCACTGGAGCGACGCTGGGAGAGCGAGGCGCCGGATCCCCTGCCGGTGCCGGTGCCGGAAGAGACGGAGCAAGAACCCGGCGCCGCGGACGGCACCGGCACGGAGCCGGAGCCCGAGCCGGCCCGCCCCCGCCGGGACCAGGCGTACGCCGTGCTGCGCATACCCAGCCTCGGCGTCGTCGCGCCCGTCGCCGAAGGCGTCGCCAAGCGGGGCGTCCTCGACAAGGGGTACGTCGGGCACTACCCGCGGACCGCCCAGCCCGGCCGGGCCGGGAACTTCGCCGTCGCCGGGCACCGCAACACCCACGGCGAGCCCTTCCGCCGCATCGACCGGCTCCGCCCCGGCGACACGGTGGAGATCGAGACGCGCGAGGCGGTCTACGTGTACGCGGTGGACAAGGTGCTCACGAAGACCCTGCCCGGCGACACCGGGGTGATCGAGCCCGTTCCGCGGAGCGTGGTGCGCCCCGCCGCCGGGTACGGCGCGGCGGGGCACTACCTGACGATGACGACGTGCACGCCCGAGTTCAGCTCGAGGTACCGGCTGGTGGTGTGGGGGCGGCTGGCCGTGATGCGGCCGCGGTGA
- a CDS encoding substrate-binding domain-containing protein, translated as MNALLRRAAVAAATAAMVVPLSGCGTTEEPGVRLSDDIVVGLLLPENQAARYEQFDKPVIEERIARLTNSKGKVLYANAKHDADLQTQQLESMVEEEVDVLIVDAVDSKAIAGAIEKADEAGIPVVAFDRLAEGPIDGYVSFDNEQVGHIQGKALLQALGDDAGSGKVVMMNGALTDPNAAMFKKGAHTELDGKVEVGLEYDTKDWKPENAKANMDAAIATLGKDAIVGVYSANDGMAGGIISALKAAGLSDLPPVTGQDAELAAVQRIVAGDQYMTVYKQYAPEAAAAAEMAILLARNMSLGAAAHTDIDTPTEKSVPTVRIPVIALTKENIKETVVADGLYTVEQICEPQFADACAELGLS; from the coding sequence ATGAACGCACTTCTGCGTCGTGCCGCCGTCGCAGCCGCCACCGCCGCGATGGTCGTGCCGCTCTCCGGCTGTGGGACCACCGAGGAGCCGGGTGTGAGGCTGAGCGATGACATCGTTGTTGGTCTGCTGCTTCCGGAGAACCAGGCCGCTCGCTACGAGCAGTTCGACAAGCCGGTCATCGAGGAACGCATAGCCCGGCTCACCAACAGCAAGGGCAAGGTCCTCTACGCCAACGCCAAGCACGACGCCGATCTGCAGACGCAGCAGCTCGAATCGATGGTCGAGGAAGAGGTCGACGTGCTGATCGTCGACGCGGTGGACTCCAAGGCGATCGCCGGCGCGATCGAGAAGGCCGACGAAGCCGGAATCCCGGTCGTCGCCTTCGACCGCCTCGCCGAGGGACCGATCGACGGCTACGTCTCCTTCGACAACGAACAGGTCGGCCACATCCAGGGCAAGGCCCTGCTCCAGGCCCTCGGCGACGACGCCGGGTCGGGGAAGGTCGTGATGATGAACGGCGCCCTCACGGACCCGAACGCCGCCATGTTCAAGAAGGGCGCCCACACCGAGCTCGACGGCAAGGTGGAGGTCGGCCTGGAGTACGACACCAAGGACTGGAAGCCGGAGAACGCCAAGGCCAACATGGACGCGGCGATCGCCACCCTCGGCAAGGACGCCATCGTCGGTGTCTACTCCGCCAACGACGGCATGGCGGGCGGCATCATCTCCGCGCTCAAGGCCGCCGGCCTGTCCGACCTCCCGCCGGTCACCGGGCAGGACGCGGAACTCGCGGCGGTGCAGCGCATCGTCGCCGGTGATCAGTACATGACGGTCTACAAGCAGTACGCACCGGAGGCCGCCGCCGCCGCCGAGATGGCCATCCTGCTTGCCAGGAACATGTCCCTCGGAGCCGCCGCGCACACCGACATCGACACCCCGACGGAGAAGTCCGTCCCCACCGTGCGCATCCCGGTCATCGCGCTGACCAAGGAGAACATCAAGGAGACCGTCGTCGCCGACGGCCTCTACACGGTGGAGCAGATCTGTGAACCCCAGTTCGCGGACGCCTGCGCGGAGCTCGGCCTCTCGTAG
- a CDS encoding DUF6412 domain-containing protein encodes MAGRTARLLRPAALLLLLLVEIVLVDGGSISAALALAATATAAVGSALLVCAVISARCAPVVPRTRVRTALRDREQRTAFLPQRDPDARGRRRPRAPGRPLLTAL; translated from the coding sequence ATGGCCGGTCGTACGGCTCGGCTGCTGCGGCCCGCCGCGCTGCTGCTCCTGCTGCTGGTCGAGATCGTCCTCGTCGACGGCGGCAGCATCTCCGCCGCGCTCGCGCTCGCCGCGACCGCCACCGCCGCCGTCGGATCCGCCCTTCTTGTCTGTGCCGTCATCAGCGCGCGCTGCGCGCCCGTCGTGCCACGCACCCGAGTCCGGACCGCCCTGCGCGACCGCGAGCAACGAACCGCGTTCCTGCCGCAGCGGGATCCCGATGCCCGGGGGCGCAGGCGTCCCCGAGCGCCCGGTCGTCCCCTCCTGACGGCCCTGTAG